A single genomic interval of bacterium Unc6 harbors:
- a CDS encoding methyltetrahydrofolate--corrinoid methyltransferase: protein MIVIGEKINTSRKSVFEAVEKKDEEFIKNLALKQTSAGADMLDINCGTNVGREVEDMKWLVKIVQEVSDVPLCIDSPNPKALEKGLELVKKNGKKYLVNSITAERERIRLILPIVQCFDCDVVALTMDETGMPHTADERIQIAKKIIKMCEEQKVAKERIYFDPLVRPVSTEQEQALAFLNAVEEITKLGAKTTCGLSNISFGLPERGLLNAVFVAMAIDRGLTSALIDPMDRLMMATIKAAGTLLGKDEYCMNYITASREGKLLKTK from the coding sequence ATGATAGTAATAGGTGAAAAGATAAACACTTCAAGAAAGTCTGTATTTGAGGCGGTTGAAAAAAAAGATGAAGAGTTTATAAAAAACCTTGCTCTGAAACAAACTTCCGCAGGAGCTGATATGTTGGATATAAATTGTGGAACAAATGTTGGGAGAGAGGTTGAAGATATGAAGTGGCTTGTAAAAATTGTACAAGAGGTTTCAGATGTTCCTCTTTGTATAGATAGTCCAAATCCAAAGGCTCTTGAAAAAGGACTTGAACTTGTTAAAAAAAATGGAAAAAAATATCTTGTAAACTCCATTACAGCGGAACGGGAAAGGATAAGGCTCATTCTTCCTATTGTCCAGTGTTTTGATTGCGATGTTGTGGCGCTTACTATGGATGAAACAGGTATGCCCCATACAGCAGATGAAAGAATACAGATTGCAAAAAAAATAATAAAGATGTGTGAAGAGCAGAAGGTAGCAAAAGAAAGAATATACTTTGACCCATTGGTTCGTCCTGTTAGCACAGAACAAGAGCAGGCACTTGCATTTTTGAACGCAGTTGAAGAAATTACAAAATTAGGAGCAAAAACAACCTGTGGTCTTTCAAACATATCTTTTGGACTTCCTGAAAGAGGGCTTTTAAATGCGGTGTTTGTTGCAATGGCAATAGACAGAGGACTAACATCGGCACTTATAGACCCTATGGATAGGCTTATGATGGCAACAATAAAAGCAGCGGGAACATTGCTTGGAAAAGATGAGTATTGTATGAATTATATCACAGCATCAAGGGAAGGAAAACTGTTAAAAACAAAGTAA
- a CDS encoding tRNA (adenosine(37)-N6)-threonylcarbamoyltransferase complex transferase subunit TsaD — protein MKILGVETSCDDTASAVIEEKNILSDIVSSSDTLHEKYGGVVPEIACRAHIECIWPVVQESLRQANVKIEDIDAVAVTYGPGLAGALLVGVSFAKGLCWASKKPLIGINHLEAHLWVCFLTKNPPKIPGIGLVVSGGHTSLVHIKSWKRFELIGSTIDDAAGETFDKVAKILKLGYPGGPKLQEAAKNGKKDAIKFPIAKLEKKYNFSFSGLKTSVLYYAKNTVKKHISDIAASFQEAVVGAIVKKTIDAVKQDSVQSLVCGGGVVSNERLRKCLEQETKKIGIPIYFPDVSLCRDNAVMIAALGMEYFKQGRFSSMDLTAVPDLGIGKGN, from the coding sequence ATGAAGATATTAGGGGTTGAAACATCCTGTGATGATACAGCATCTGCGGTTATAGAAGAAAAAAATATACTGTCTGATATTGTAAGTTCCAGTGATACATTACATGAGAAATATGGCGGGGTTGTTCCTGAAATTGCCTGCAGGGCACATATTGAATGTATATGGCCTGTTGTTCAGGAATCTCTCAGACAGGCTAATGTCAAAATTGAAGATATTGATGCGGTTGCAGTAACATATGGGCCAGGACTTGCAGGGGCTTTGCTTGTTGGTGTATCATTTGCAAAAGGGCTTTGCTGGGCTTCAAAAAAGCCGTTGATTGGTATAAACCATTTAGAAGCACACCTGTGGGTCTGTTTTTTGACTAAAAATCCTCCGAAGATACCCGGTATTGGGCTCGTTGTATCAGGAGGTCACACAAGCCTTGTCCATATAAAATCATGGAAAAGATTTGAACTTATAGGTTCAACAATAGATGATGCCGCTGGTGAGACCTTTGATAAGGTAGCAAAGATATTGAAATTAGGTTATCCGGGAGGACCCAAATTACAGGAGGCTGCAAAAAATGGAAAGAAGGATGCTATAAAGTTTCCGATAGCAAAATTAGAAAAAAAATATAATTTTAGTTTTAGTGGCCTTAAAACATCTGTTCTTTATTATGCAAAAAATACTGTAAAAAAACACATTTCAGATATTGCCGCATCTTTTCAGGAGGCGGTTGTGGGCGCTATTGTAAAAAAAACTATTGATGCAGTTAAACAGGACAGTGTCCAAAGCCTTGTGTGTGGAGGGGGTGTTGTTTCAAATGAAAGATTAAGAAAATGCTTGGAACAGGAAACAAAAAAAATAGGGATACCTATCTATTTCCCCGATGTTTCACTTTGCAGGGATAATGCAGTTATGATTGCAGCACTTGGGATGGAGTACTTTAAGCAGGGTAGATTTAGCTCAATGGATTTAACGGCGGTTCCGGATTTAGGGATAGGGAAAGGAAATTAG
- a CDS encoding AmmeMemoRadiSam system radical SAM enzyme: MRRIGLIIFLFCLISATLKINGVGLLVRRFAPAYVEASADRLAGGKEAMFYQKLDNNKVQCRLCFRKCIITEGGRGFCRVRENQGGKLYSLVYGRPVGLQIDPIELEPMYHMLPGHKNLCVFTASCNFRCKYCHNWHITTRGPEELGSKNYSPEEVVEEAIRKGCKSISHSINEPTIFYEYMLDVARLAKKKGLLNLFHTNGSISPEPLRQVLKYMDGVTVDLKGFDEKFYQEILQAQLKPVLETLKIIKQEGVHLEIVHLIIPTLNDDLDKIEQMCIWIRDNLGEDVPLHFNRFSPAYRLMHLPATPVRTLEAARKIAQSVGLKYVYIGNLPGHKGNSTYCPQCQKRLIHRIHFTVLSNNIRDGGCGLCGYKIAGIWNR; encoded by the coding sequence ATGAGAAGAATAGGGTTAATAATATTTTTGTTTTGTTTAATATCTGCCACTTTAAAAATAAATGGGGTGGGCCTGCTTGTTCGCCGCTTTGCTCCCGCCTACGTAGAGGCTTCGGCGGACAGGCTGGCAGGCGGGAAGGAGGCGATGTTTTATCAAAAATTAGATAATAACAAGGTCCAATGTAGACTTTGTTTCCGGAAGTGTATTATTACTGAAGGCGGGCGTGGATTCTGTCGGGTAAGGGAAAATCAAGGAGGGAAATTGTACAGTTTAGTTTATGGCAGGCCCGTGGGACTTCAGATTGACCCTATTGAACTTGAGCCGATGTATCATATGCTTCCCGGACACAAGAATCTCTGTGTTTTTACCGCTTCTTGCAATTTCCGCTGCAAATACTGCCACAACTGGCATATTACCACCCGGGGTCCTGAAGAACTAGGAAGCAAAAATTATTCTCCCGAAGAGGTTGTAGAGGAAGCAATAAGAAAGGGGTGCAAGTCTATCTCCCACAGCATAAATGAACCAACAATTTTTTACGAGTATATGCTTGATGTTGCAAGGTTGGCTAAAAAGAAAGGACTTTTGAACCTTTTTCATACTAATGGCTCAATATCTCCTGAACCTTTGCGGCAAGTCCTTAAATATATGGACGGGGTTACAGTGGATCTTAAGGGTTTTGATGAAAAATTTTATCAAGAAATTTTACAGGCTCAATTGAAACCTGTATTGGAAACCTTAAAAATTATCAAGCAGGAGGGTGTGCATTTAGAGATTGTCCATTTAATTATTCCAACCCTGAACGATGATCTGGATAAGATAGAACAGATGTGTATCTGGATTAGAGACAATTTAGGAGAGGATGTCCCTTTACATTTTAATCGCTTTTCCCCGGCTTATAGACTAATGCATCTGCCAGCCACACCAGTTAGGACTTTGGAGGCGGCAAGAAAAATTGCTCAAAGCGTAGGACTAAAATATGTCTATATCGGTAATCTCCCTGGCCATAAAGGTAATAGTACTTATTGCCCTCAATGTCAAAAGAGACTAATTCATCGGATTCATTTTACAGTTCTGAGTAATAATATAAGAGATGGAGGGTGCGGATTGTGCGGATATAAAATTGCTGGCATCTGGAATAGGTAA
- a CDS encoding radical SAM protein, which translates to MGSQEALGRQTFQGKDGGNVVKKFAAIDTDFEPVYLKLHRSGELKKRAEKLWAMMEKCSLCPRRCGINRLRGGTGFCRAPGTRLFVSSFHAHFGEERPLVGRGGSGTIFFTHCNLRCVFCQNYEISHLGRGFAKSIEELADMMLQLQKRGAHNINLVTPTHYSAHILKALDIAASRGLRLPIIYNTSGWEPLEIIKILDGIVDIYLPDFKYWDSEMSAKYSAGAKSYPEVTKEAILEMHRQVGVAKPEKDGLVYRGLMIRHLVMPNNVAGSEKIMEWIAENLPKDTYINIMAQYNPRYKAFDYPQISRRITDEEYKKVVDRAKELGLTNLDTGWGFWWLRR; encoded by the coding sequence ATGGGCAGCCAAGAAGCCCTTGGCAGGCAAACTTTCCAAGGGAAAGATGGGGGGAATGTGGTTAAAAAATTTGCTGCTATAGACACTGATTTTGAACCTGTTTACTTAAAACTTCACAGATCAGGTGAATTAAAAAAACGGGCGGAAAAATTGTGGGCAATGATGGAAAAATGTTCACTCTGTCCGAGAAGATGTGGCATCAATCGTCTCAGGGGTGGGACCGGATTCTGTCGTGCCCCGGGTACAAGGCTTTTTGTTTCATCCTTTCATGCGCATTTTGGCGAGGAAAGGCCACTTGTTGGCAGAGGTGGTTCAGGGACGATCTTTTTTACCCATTGCAATTTAAGATGTGTATTTTGCCAGAACTATGAAATAAGTCATCTTGGCAGGGGCTTTGCAAAAAGTATTGAGGAATTGGCTGATATGATGCTTCAACTGCAAAAAAGGGGCGCTCATAATATAAATCTTGTAACCCCAACACATTACTCTGCGCATATTCTTAAAGCACTTGATATAGCCGCAAGCAGGGGACTTCGGCTGCCAATTATATACAACACTTCTGGCTGGGAACCGCTTGAGATAATCAAGATTCTTGATGGTATTGTTGATATTTACCTGCCTGATTTCAAATACTGGGATAGTGAAATGTCAGCAAAATATTCAGCCGGAGCAAAGAGTTATCCGGAGGTGACAAAAGAAGCAATCCTTGAGATGCACCGCCAGGTCGGTGTGGCAAAACCAGAAAAAGATGGTCTTGTGTACAGGGGGCTGATGATTCGCCATCTGGTTATGCCAAATAATGTTGCTGGTTCAGAAAAGATTATGGAGTGGATAGCGGAAAATCTGCCAAAAGACACATATATCAATATTATGGCGCAGTATAACCCGAGATATAAAGCATTTGATTATCCGCAAATATCCAGGAGGATAACCGATGAGGAATATAAAAAAGTTGTTGACCGTGCAAAAGAACTGGGGCTTACAAATCTTGATACTGGGTGGGGATTCTGGTGGCTGAGAAGATGA
- a CDS encoding NADH-quinone oxidoreductase subunit F, translating into MEKTIHICQGTSCEAMGSHIIKEAFERELSVLNLDRVTVDFTGCHGLCQLGPVVIIRPGDTFYGRVKTEDVPEIVDSHIKKGIIVERLCYLCSQTQKHIPRYQDIPFYKHQRRVVLSNCGQINPEQIDDYLSKDGYNGLKKALSSLTPLKVIDMVNCSGLRGRGGGGFPTGRKWESCQKVQDEIKYVICNADEGDPGAFMDRSVLEGDPQSVIEGMAIAGYAVGAKKGYIYVRAEYPLAVKRLKIATAQAREKGFLGKNVLGSGFDFDIEIFQGPGAFICGESTALVLSIEGKRGMPKPLPRPRTTEEGLWGKPTLLNNVKTFATIPRIIINGSEWFRRMGTTESPGTAVFSLTGNITNCGLIEVPMGITLREIIYDIGGGIPDGKNFKAVQIGGPSGGCLPFDLLHLPVDFDSLKNVGAMMGSGGMVILNEEDCMVDVAMYFLQFTKNESCGKCLPCREGSKQMFRILKKIVQGEASRDDLELLEELALVIRDSSLCGLGQSVPNPVLTTLKYFRDEYIAHVEEKRCPVGRCPALKHYYILAEKCKGCTRCLKSCPTGAISGEARKVHVIDDSLCTRCGLCLSDCPFDAIELEA; encoded by the coding sequence ATGGAAAAAACAATCCATATTTGTCAGGGGACCAGTTGCGAAGCAATGGGCTCCCACATTATCAAGGAGGCCTTTGAGAGAGAGCTATCGGTCCTGAATCTCGACAGGGTAACCGTTGATTTCACCGGCTGTCATGGACTGTGTCAGCTCGGCCCGGTTGTGATAATAAGACCTGGGGACACCTTTTACGGAAGAGTTAAGACCGAAGATGTCCCCGAAATTGTGGATTCGCACATAAAGAAGGGGATAATAGTGGAACGATTGTGCTATCTCTGTTCCCAAACCCAGAAACATATACCCCGTTATCAAGATATTCCCTTCTATAAACATCAGCGACGTGTTGTCCTCTCAAATTGTGGACAGATAAATCCAGAACAGATAGATGACTATTTGAGTAAAGATGGTTACAATGGTCTGAAAAAAGCCTTATCTTCTCTTACACCACTAAAAGTTATTGATATGGTGAATTGCTCTGGACTCAGAGGGCGTGGTGGCGGTGGGTTTCCTACAGGAAGAAAATGGGAGTCATGTCAGAAAGTTCAGGATGAGATTAAATATGTGATCTGTAATGCCGATGAAGGTGATCCCGGGGCATTTATGGATCGCTCAGTTTTAGAGGGAGATCCACAATCAGTGATTGAAGGAATGGCTATTGCCGGTTATGCCGTAGGCGCTAAAAAGGGATACATCTATGTTAGAGCCGAGTATCCCTTAGCCGTGAAACGGTTAAAGATTGCTACTGCTCAGGCAAGAGAGAAGGGATTCCTCGGCAAAAATGTTTTAGGGAGCGGATTCGATTTTGACATAGAGATTTTCCAGGGGCCCGGGGCTTTTATTTGCGGTGAGTCTACGGCCCTAGTTCTCTCTATTGAAGGCAAAAGAGGGATGCCGAAGCCTCTCCCCCGTCCCCGCACTACTGAGGAAGGGCTATGGGGAAAACCTACCTTACTCAATAATGTGAAGACCTTTGCCACCATTCCGCGAATTATCATCAATGGGAGCGAATGGTTTAGAAGAATGGGCACCACCGAAAGCCCTGGAACAGCAGTCTTTTCCCTGACAGGAAACATTACAAACTGCGGATTGATAGAGGTGCCAATGGGTATAACCCTGAGAGAGATTATCTATGATATTGGTGGAGGAATTCCTGATGGTAAAAACTTCAAGGCGGTTCAGATTGGTGGGCCATCTGGTGGCTGTTTGCCTTTTGACCTGCTTCATCTTCCGGTTGATTTTGATTCCCTGAAAAATGTCGGGGCAATGATGGGGTCAGGGGGAATGGTGATTCTGAATGAAGAGGATTGCATGGTTGATGTAGCCATGTATTTTCTGCAATTCACCAAGAATGAATCCTGTGGGAAATGCCTGCCCTGTAGAGAGGGTAGTAAACAGATGTTCCGCATCTTAAAAAAGATTGTTCAAGGTGAAGCCAGCCGTGATGATCTTGAACTGCTGGAGGAACTTGCTCTTGTCATCAGGGACAGTTCACTCTGTGGATTGGGACAATCAGTGCCCAATCCCGTCTTAACAACATTAAAGTATTTTCGGGATGAGTATATCGCTCATGTAGAAGAGAAAAGATGTCCTGTAGGGAGATGCCCAGCCTTAAAACACTACTATATTTTAGCAGAAAAATGCAAGGGATGCACCCGTTGTCTTAAATCGTGTCCTACAGGAGCTATTTCAGGAGAGGCTCGGAAAGTTCATGTAATAGATGATAGTCTCTGTACCAGATGTGGTCTCTGTCTTTCTGATTGTCCTTTTGATGCCATAGAACTGGAGGCATAG
- a CDS encoding aminoglycoside phosphotransferase gives MKLDKIIAVRTSKTVYRDGDKAIKIFDTDYSKSNILNEALNHARVEETALNVPKLIEVSIIEGKWAIVTEFVEGKTLAWLMEENPDRYDEYLELFVDLQMSVHAQKAPLLNKLKDKMNRKISESGLDATTRYELHTRLESMPKNLKVCHGDFNPSNIIISEDGTPYILDWSHATQGNASADVARTYLLFWLAGDITGAEKYLDLFCKKSDTAKQYVQKWLPIVAASQSVKSKPEEKEFLLHWVNVVDL, from the coding sequence ATGAAACTTGATAAGATTATTGCAGTTAGAACATCAAAGACAGTTTATCGTGACGGGGATAAAGCTATTAAAATTTTTGATACTGACTATTCAAAATCAAATATTTTGAATGAAGCACTAAATCACGCAAGAGTTGAGGAAACAGCTTTGAATGTTCCAAAGCTTATTGAGGTTAGCATAATTGAAGGTAAATGGGCGATTGTTACCGAATTCGTAGAAGGCAAAACACTTGCATGGCTTATGGAAGAAAATCCCGATAGATATGATGAATATCTGGAACTGTTTGTCGATTTGCAAATGTCTGTCCATGCGCAGAAAGCTCCGCTTCTAAACAAGCTAAAGGATAAAATGAACAGAAAAATTTCCGAATCGGGCTTGGATGCAACAACTCGTTATGAATTACACACTCGACTTGAATCGATGCCCAAAAACTTAAAGGTCTGTCACGGCGACTTCAATCCCTCAAATATAATCATTTCCGAGGACGGTACACCTTATATCCTTGACTGGTCACACGCAACACAGGGTAATGCTTCTGCCGATGTAGCAAGAACGTATCTGCTGTTCTGGCTTGCGGGCGACATTACTGGTGCTGAAAAATATCTTGATTTGTTCTGTAAAAAAAGCGATACCGCAAAACAATATGTTCAAAAATGGCTGCCCATTGTCGCCGCTTCGCAATCGGTTAAGAGTAAGCCCGAAGAAAAAGAGTTTCTGCTGCATTGGGTAAATGTAGTTGATTTATGA
- a CDS encoding bifunctional acetaldehyde-CoA/alcohol dehydrogenase: protein MDKISTRDTIDGVEKLEMAIKRLKKAQRVFSTYTQEQVDKIFLAAATAANKERIPLAKMAVEETGMGVVEDKVIKNQYASEYMYNAYKDTKTCGVVEEDKAYGTKKIVEPIGVIAAVIPTTNPTSTAIFKTLLALKTRNGIIISPHPRAKGCTITAAKIVLDAAVAAGAPEGIIDWVDVPSLEMTNMVMKEADMILATGGPGMVRAAYSSGKPAIGVGAGNTPAIIDDSADILLAVNSIIHSKTFDNGMICACEQSVIVLDSVYKAVKKEFSDRGCYFLNKDETEKVRKTIIINGALNANIVGQSAFKIASIAGVTVPEKAKILIGEVESVELSEEFAHEKLSPVLAMYRATDFADALDKAEHLIADGGYGHTSSIYLNTVTEKVKLDEFAARMKTGRILVNTPSSQGGIGDLYNFKLAPSLTLGCGSWGGNSVSENVGVKHLLNIKMVAERRENMLWFRAPQKVYIKKGCLPVALDELKNVMDKKKVFIVTDSFLYNNGYTKPITDKLDEMGIQHTTFFNVAPDPTLSCAKEGAAQMRAFAPDCIIALGGGSAMDAGKIMWVMYEHPEADFMDMAMRFADIRKRVYTFPKMGEKAYFIAVPTSAGTGSEVTPFAVITDEQTGVKYPLADYELMPNMAIVDADMMMNAPKGLTSASGIDALTHALEAYAAMLATDYTDSLALHSLKMVFEYLPRAYDNGSNDPEAREKMANAATMAGMAFANAFLGICHSMAHKLGAFHHLPHGIANALMINEVLRYNAAEVPTKMGTFSQYDHPHTLARYAEVADYLGVKGKTDEEKLENLIKYIDELKGKIEIKAAIKDYGVEEKDFLDRLDKMVEQAFDDQCTGANPRYPLMSEIKQMYLNAYYGTNKKV, encoded by the coding sequence ATGGATAAGATCAGTACTCGTGACACTATAGACGGTGTCGAAAAATTGGAGATGGCAATAAAAAGGTTGAAAAAAGCGCAAAGAGTTTTTTCGACTTACACACAAGAGCAGGTGGATAAAATTTTCCTTGCGGCTGCAACCGCAGCTAACAAGGAAAGAATCCCACTGGCAAAGATGGCGGTTGAGGAAACCGGCATGGGTGTCGTTGAGGATAAGGTTATCAAAAACCAATACGCCTCCGAATATATGTATAACGCTTACAAGGACACAAAAACTTGCGGTGTGGTTGAGGAGGACAAAGCATACGGAACAAAGAAAATTGTCGAGCCTATCGGTGTTATTGCTGCGGTTATCCCCACGACCAACCCAACCTCGACGGCAATCTTTAAAACCTTGCTCGCACTCAAAACTCGCAACGGTATTATCATTAGCCCCCATCCGAGAGCTAAAGGCTGTACCATTACGGCTGCAAAAATTGTGCTTGACGCAGCTGTTGCAGCAGGTGCTCCTGAAGGAATTATCGATTGGGTTGATGTACCGAGCCTTGAAATGACCAACATGGTTATGAAGGAGGCAGATATGATCCTTGCAACGGGCGGACCCGGCATGGTTCGTGCGGCTTATTCAAGTGGCAAGCCGGCTATCGGCGTTGGTGCAGGTAATACTCCTGCGATTATTGATGACAGTGCCGATATTTTACTTGCTGTAAACTCGATTATCCATTCCAAAACCTTTGACAACGGTATGATTTGTGCCTGCGAGCAGTCGGTAATCGTGCTTGACAGCGTATATAAAGCAGTCAAAAAAGAATTTTCCGATCGTGGTTGCTATTTCCTCAATAAAGACGAAACCGAAAAAGTTCGCAAGACGATTATCATTAACGGTGCGTTAAACGCAAACATTGTCGGTCAGTCAGCATTTAAGATTGCTTCGATTGCAGGTGTCACCGTTCCCGAAAAAGCAAAGATACTTATCGGTGAGGTTGAAAGCGTTGAGCTGTCCGAAGAATTTGCACATGAAAAGCTCTCTCCCGTACTTGCAATGTATCGTGCAACGGATTTTGCCGATGCACTCGATAAAGCAGAACACCTTATTGCAGACGGCGGCTACGGACACACAAGCTCGATATATCTTAATACCGTTACCGAAAAAGTAAAGCTTGACGAGTTTGCCGCACGGATGAAAACCGGTCGTATTCTTGTAAATACTCCTTCCTCGCAAGGCGGTATCGGTGATTTGTATAACTTCAAACTCGCTCCTTCTCTCACGCTCGGCTGCGGCTCGTGGGGCGGCAACAGCGTATCGGAGAACGTCGGAGTCAAGCACTTGTTAAATATAAAAATGGTTGCCGAAAGGAGGGAAAATATGTTGTGGTTCAGAGCACCTCAAAAGGTGTATATCAAAAAAGGCTGCCTGCCTGTTGCACTTGACGAATTAAAAAACGTCATGGACAAGAAAAAGGTGTTTATTGTAACCGATAGCTTCCTTTATAATAACGGCTACACAAAGCCGATAACCGATAAGCTCGACGAAATGGGAATACAGCACACGACCTTCTTCAATGTTGCACCCGACCCGACACTTTCCTGTGCAAAAGAGGGCGCAGCACAGATGAGAGCATTTGCACCCGATTGCATTATCGCACTGGGCGGTGGCTCTGCAATGGATGCAGGCAAAATCATGTGGGTGATGTACGAGCATCCAGAAGCAGACTTTATGGATATGGCCATGCGCTTTGCCGATATCCGCAAGCGTGTTTATACCTTCCCGAAAATGGGCGAAAAAGCATACTTTATCGCTGTTCCTACCTCTGCTGGTACAGGAAGCGAGGTTACACCGTTCGCAGTCATAACAGATGAACAGACAGGCGTTAAATATCCGCTTGCCGACTATGAGCTTATGCCGAACATGGCTATTGTTGATGCGGACATGATGATGAACGCACCCAAGGGCTTAACCTCTGCCTCAGGTATAGATGCCTTAACTCACGCACTTGAAGCCTATGCTGCAATGCTTGCAACCGATTATACCGACAGTTTGGCACTGCATTCACTTAAAATGGTATTTGAATATCTGCCACGTGCTTATGACAATGGTTCAAATGACCCCGAAGCGAGAGAAAAGATGGCTAATGCCGCAACAATGGCAGGCATGGCTTTTGCAAATGCGTTTCTTGGAATATGTCACTCAATGGCACACAAACTAGGTGCGTTCCATCATCTGCCTCACGGCATTGCAAATGCTCTCATGATTAACGAGGTGTTGCGGTATAATGCTGCTGAAGTTCCAACTAAAATGGGAACCTTCTCGCAATACGACCACCCCCACACCCTTGCCAGATATGCAGAGGTTGCGGATTACCTCGGTGTAAAGGGCAAAACCGATGAAGAGAAGCTCGAAAATCTTATTAAATATATTGATGAGCTTAAGGGGAAGATTGAAATTAAAGCAGCAATCAAGGATTATGGTGTTGAAGAAAAAGACTTTCTTGACAGACTTGATAAGATGGTTGAACAAGCCTTTGATGACCAGTGCACAGGCGCTAACCCCCGCTATCCGCTTATGAGCGAAATCAAGCAGATGTATTTAAACGCCTATTACGGCACAAATAAAAAAGTATAA
- a CDS encoding IS110 family transposase — MKRWIGVDLHKTQFTVCYLHENGEYKIEVFKVDAKGVEAFKKTLNKSDEVAVESTGNTGYFAREIKGEVKAVRIINPTQFKIISASVKKTDEHDAVTMARYLSKGLIPEVRMRTKEESQIASLIGTRDKFVKLRSSLKNKIHNILNANGIVTKREIFGSKKGLDKVLALDIEASYQFELKIIVEQIHSLNNSIDEIDKGLIEKGKKLDGHKSITSLTGIGNISATILLNTIGNVNDFADDKKIAAYLGIVPRVSVSNETSHYGKITKMGNKIARTALVQSTLIAIRYNPYLRKFYFRLKAKKGSGKAIIATARKFLTIIYRTLKNKWVFEDFNKFKLAVSI; from the coding sequence ATGAAGAGATGGATTGGAGTAGATTTACACAAGACGCAGTTCACCGTTTGCTATTTGCATGAAAATGGTGAATATAAGATTGAAGTTTTCAAGGTAGATGCAAAAGGTGTAGAAGCATTCAAGAAGACACTGAATAAGAGCGATGAAGTAGCAGTAGAATCAACGGGCAACACCGGGTATTTTGCCAGAGAGATAAAGGGCGAAGTTAAGGCAGTCAGGATAATCAATCCTACGCAATTTAAGATTATCTCCGCTTCGGTGAAGAAAACAGATGAGCACGATGCGGTAACAATGGCAAGGTATTTGAGCAAAGGGTTAATCCCGGAGGTAAGGATGCGAACGAAAGAAGAATCGCAGATAGCCAGTCTCATAGGCACACGGGATAAATTTGTAAAACTAAGAAGTTCTTTAAAGAATAAAATCCACAATATTCTTAATGCCAACGGCATAGTTACCAAGCGTGAAATTTTTGGTTCCAAGAAAGGGTTAGATAAAGTATTGGCTCTTGACATTGAAGCAAGCTATCAATTCGAGCTAAAGATAATTGTTGAGCAGATACACAGCCTTAACAATTCAATCGATGAGATAGACAAAGGACTTATCGAGAAGGGTAAGAAATTAGATGGACATAAGAGCATTACTTCTCTTACCGGTATAGGCAATATCTCGGCAACAATCCTTTTAAATACCATCGGTAATGTAAATGATTTTGCTGATGACAAGAAGATAGCTGCTTATCTCGGTATTGTGCCAAGAGTATCCGTCTCTAACGAAACGAGCCACTACGGCAAAATAACCAAGATGGGAAATAAGATAGCTCGGACAGCATTAGTGCAATCAACACTTATTGCGATAAGGTACAATCCATATTTGAGGAAATTTTATTTTAGGCTTAAAGCCAAAAAAGGTAGTGGCAAGGCAATTATAGCCACCGCCAGAAAGTTTTTAACTATAATTTACCGTACCTTAAAGAACAAATGGGTGTTTGAAGATTTTAATAAATTCAAATTAGCTGTAAGTATTTGA